In Desulfosediminicola ganghwensis, a single window of DNA contains:
- a CDS encoding Rne/Rng family ribonuclease, with the protein MTDQKKNDGKKSTRKIKATTGAWWKTIVEDEPEQSAPAVTSKTEVAPDVGQAIAPDNKAEDVPVRKKTPAKSISGAAEDKAGSTPVQAEVEQVKKPRPRRAPRRKKTEEPAQQPLAEQPESTTPAPTAVPVEAKSADADTAAPAARKPARKRSPRKKKTVAEDIPESTAGLPVSAASREMVAVTDAVTVETVPVDAKDAGKEAEGADSQAAKPEAASSGRRRAPRRKRGPAAKDTGEAGTAGEGGDLAAADAAAGSPTEAKPAAEAETVKPARPPRKRAPRRKKPVVAEERNQEQEQEQEQAEPVSVEDVSTEESAEAVAAESDQEPKRKSGQRRSRGRRGRGRQAKEAGAEAKEQDVEGETGEIELETRSADRQDFAEDEDSDERDFELDSEDGELAEGDDKSDLVLKLLINAEEPEECRLALLENGRLESIHVSTINRAQTKNNIYKARIVAIEPNLQAAFVDYGTEKNGFLPFSEIHPEYYRQELPDHIQKLVDTHHWKKLSITDVVEKGQEVMVQVVKEEVGKKGANMTTYLSLPGRSVVLMPGSDSSGISRKISGEERRSKLRKAMTALEIPEGIGWIVRTAGVDITKTALSRDVGYLLRLWEEIKKKAQTLEGVGQVYEDHQSVLRFLREHFDPAIDEILVDAKDAMDQVKEFVSLLPSAQRNVKVRMHKGSRPIFNQYSVEDQIESIYQPRVNLPSGGSIVIEPTEALVSIDVNSGSTSKGRNFDQSIYQANMEAAGELGRQLRLRDLGGLIVVDFIDMRNKKHIRDVERRVKLAMRSDKAKVDFSRISKFGLMQISRQKLGSPIEAGNYRVCSHCRGRGTVRSVETLALFYLRRIQTGASRRHVAKVECHFPLDVAQYLLNNKRHEIHEHETRYNTEIAILPDPSMTPVENEIILHKAEKEEDGKKQA; encoded by the coding sequence ATGACAGATCAAAAAAAGAATGACGGGAAAAAATCAACACGTAAAATTAAAGCAACTACAGGTGCATGGTGGAAGACAATCGTTGAGGATGAGCCGGAACAATCGGCTCCCGCGGTAACCAGTAAAACTGAAGTTGCGCCAGATGTGGGTCAGGCAATTGCACCTGATAACAAAGCTGAAGATGTACCCGTCAGAAAAAAGACACCGGCAAAATCTATTTCGGGAGCAGCAGAAGACAAAGCTGGTTCCACTCCAGTGCAGGCAGAAGTAGAGCAGGTAAAAAAGCCGCGTCCACGTAGAGCTCCGCGCAGGAAAAAAACAGAAGAACCAGCCCAACAACCCCTCGCTGAACAACCGGAATCAACAACTCCGGCCCCGACAGCCGTGCCAGTCGAAGCGAAATCGGCAGATGCTGATACTGCTGCGCCTGCTGCCAGAAAACCCGCTAGAAAAAGATCCCCCCGCAAAAAGAAAACTGTTGCCGAAGACATACCTGAATCCACGGCAGGATTGCCTGTCTCTGCTGCAAGCAGAGAGATGGTGGCAGTCACTGATGCTGTAACGGTGGAGACTGTGCCGGTTGATGCAAAAGATGCGGGAAAAGAGGCCGAAGGTGCAGATTCACAGGCTGCCAAGCCTGAGGCTGCGAGTTCCGGCCGCAGAAGGGCGCCGCGCAGGAAAAGAGGCCCTGCTGCCAAAGACACCGGCGAAGCAGGAACGGCTGGGGAGGGCGGTGATTTGGCTGCAGCCGATGCAGCTGCCGGCTCGCCGACTGAAGCAAAACCTGCAGCGGAAGCAGAAACAGTCAAACCTGCCAGACCACCGCGTAAACGCGCGCCGAGAAGGAAAAAACCGGTTGTAGCAGAAGAGCGCAATCAGGAGCAGGAGCAGGAGCAGGAGCAGGCTGAGCCGGTCTCGGTTGAAGATGTCTCGACTGAAGAGTCCGCCGAGGCAGTTGCCGCTGAAAGTGATCAGGAGCCGAAAAGGAAAAGCGGACAGCGCCGATCCCGTGGCAGAAGAGGACGGGGCCGACAGGCCAAAGAGGCCGGAGCTGAAGCAAAAGAACAGGATGTCGAAGGAGAAACAGGCGAGATCGAGCTTGAAACAAGATCAGCAGACAGGCAGGACTTTGCTGAAGACGAGGATAGCGACGAAAGAGACTTTGAGCTTGATTCAGAGGATGGCGAGCTGGCCGAGGGTGACGATAAGAGCGATCTGGTTCTCAAGCTTTTGATAAATGCCGAGGAACCTGAAGAGTGCCGTTTGGCGCTGCTTGAAAATGGACGTCTCGAATCCATCCATGTCTCGACAATCAACCGGGCTCAGACCAAAAATAATATCTATAAAGCCAGAATTGTCGCAATCGAGCCGAATCTGCAGGCAGCCTTTGTTGATTATGGCACAGAGAAAAACGGCTTTCTGCCATTCAGTGAAATTCACCCTGAATATTATAGACAGGAGTTGCCGGATCATATACAGAAACTGGTTGATACCCACCACTGGAAAAAGCTGAGCATCACTGATGTTGTTGAAAAAGGCCAGGAAGTAATGGTCCAGGTGGTTAAGGAAGAAGTTGGCAAAAAAGGTGCCAACATGACAACCTACCTGTCGCTTCCCGGCCGCAGTGTGGTACTCATGCCGGGATCAGATTCTTCCGGTATCAGTCGTAAGATCTCCGGTGAGGAACGTCGCAGCAAGTTGAGAAAGGCTATGACCGCTCTGGAAATTCCAGAGGGTATAGGCTGGATTGTACGTACTGCCGGTGTCGACATCACCAAGACAGCCCTGAGCCGTGACGTGGGGTACCTGCTCCGTCTCTGGGAAGAAATAAAGAAGAAGGCACAAACTCTCGAAGGTGTGGGGCAGGTTTATGAGGATCACCAGTCCGTACTCCGTTTCCTGCGTGAGCACTTCGATCCGGCCATTGATGAGATCCTGGTTGATGCCAAGGATGCCATGGACCAGGTGAAGGAATTCGTCTCCTTGCTGCCTTCTGCCCAGCGTAACGTCAAAGTTCGTATGCACAAAGGGTCTCGTCCGATCTTCAACCAGTACAGTGTCGAAGATCAGATCGAGTCGATCTACCAGCCGAGGGTAAACTTGCCTTCAGGTGGCTCCATTGTCATCGAGCCCACGGAAGCGTTGGTGTCCATTGATGTTAACTCCGGCTCCACCAGTAAAGGTAGGAACTTCGACCAGTCTATTTATCAGGCGAACATGGAAGCCGCCGGTGAGTTGGGCAGGCAGCTGCGTCTACGAGATCTTGGCGGACTTATCGTGGTCGATTTTATCGATATGCGGAACAAAAAGCATATTCGGGACGTTGAACGCAGGGTTAAGCTTGCCATGCGCTCTGACAAGGCTAAAGTTGATTTCAGCCGTATCTCGAAGTTTGGCCTGATGCAGATCTCCCGCCAGAAACTCGGCTCCCCGATAGAGGCTGGTAATTATCGGGTTTGCAGTCACTGTAGAGGTCGGGGAACTGTGCGGTCGGTTGAGACTCTTGCGCTTTTTTATCTGCGCCGAATCCAGACCGGTGCGAGCCGCAGGCATGTCGCAAAGGTGGAATGCCACTTCCCGCTCGATGTTGCCCAGTATCTGCTTAACAACAAGCGCCATGAGATCCACGAGCATGAAACACGCTATAATACCGAGATTGCAATTCTGCCTGATCCGTCTATGACTCCTGTCGAAAATGAAATAATCCTGCACAAGGCAGAAAAAGAGGAGGACGGCAAAAAACAGGCTTGA
- a CDS encoding ISL3 family transposase yields MEKLLIGLAGFSIKKVLSYRPARLEVVYKKDTLCPKCNSSNKRIKASFWREIKSVPQQGHPVTLHIRCHKFHCKQCGRYFNSRMDGIKKWNRSTEPLKSSVYYKCNRGYSNKDAAYESGISVATVERFYHQMVLQNISHRSERLCPRYLGLDEHRFTKRMGFVTTFCNLEKHSVFDVAPGRSEAELESFLKTLRGRERVRVVCMDMHAPYRKMVRKWFPNAKIVTDRFHVIKLINHHFAKACKLIDEENLAWGRGGLIRMLCTRKQNLTPLKREKLEQYFKQQPAIESLWKFTQDLTELCRNKGKNHTTCKKLIPELLERVEMLKASPLKPMRTLGKTITSWLEPIARMFRYYRSNGILEGFHRKMKLIQRRAYGFRNFGNYRLRVRLLCG; encoded by the coding sequence ATGGAGAAATTATTAATCGGGCTGGCAGGATTTTCAATCAAAAAGGTGCTCAGTTACCGTCCAGCCCGCCTTGAGGTTGTTTATAAGAAAGACACGCTATGCCCCAAGTGCAACAGCTCAAACAAAAGGATCAAGGCAAGCTTCTGGCGAGAGATCAAAAGTGTTCCACAACAGGGACACCCTGTCACCCTCCACATTCGCTGCCACAAATTCCACTGTAAACAGTGCGGTAGATACTTTAATAGCCGTATGGACGGTATCAAAAAATGGAATAGATCCACAGAACCACTCAAAAGCAGCGTGTATTATAAATGCAATCGCGGCTATTCCAATAAGGACGCGGCCTATGAGAGTGGAATCAGCGTCGCCACTGTAGAGCGGTTTTATCACCAGATGGTCCTGCAGAACATCAGTCACCGATCCGAACGGCTTTGTCCCAGATATCTTGGTCTGGACGAACATCGTTTCACCAAGCGCATGGGGTTCGTTACTACATTTTGTAATCTTGAAAAACACAGTGTCTTTGACGTAGCGCCAGGGCGTAGTGAAGCTGAATTGGAGTCATTTCTCAAGACTCTTCGTGGACGTGAACGAGTACGGGTTGTTTGCATGGATATGCACGCCCCCTACCGAAAGATGGTCAGAAAGTGGTTCCCTAACGCAAAAATAGTTACAGATAGATTTCACGTTATCAAACTAATAAATCACCACTTCGCCAAAGCTTGCAAACTCATAGATGAGGAGAATCTCGCCTGGGGACGAGGTGGCTTGATTCGTATGTTGTGCACTAGGAAGCAGAATCTTACACCTCTGAAACGCGAGAAACTCGAACAATACTTTAAACAGCAACCGGCGATCGAAAGTCTCTGGAAATTTACTCAGGATTTGACTGAATTATGCAGAAATAAGGGTAAAAACCATACCACTTGTAAAAAACTTATCCCCGAACTGCTGGAACGAGTTGAAATGCTGAAGGCGAGTCCTTTAAAACCTATGCGAACTCTTGGAAAAACGATTACAAGTTGGCTGGAGCCAATCGCAAGAATGTTCAGATATTATAGAAGCAATGGTATTCTCGAGGGTTTTCATCGAAAGATGAAACTTATTCAAAGAAGAGCATATGGGTTTAGGAATTTTGGTAATTATCGGTTAAGAGTACGACTTTTGTGCGGTTAG
- a CDS encoding helix-turn-helix transcriptional regulator, protein MGKTTNNQHVDIEKEQDETLKKIIYEAVLVAFKHDRSLALDRNYEPYKEKEAAKHLGVQPQTMAAWRHQGIRPKYIKVGSNVRYERIDLDACKEKKRVKTIY, encoded by the coding sequence ATGGGCAAAACTACCAACAATCAGCACGTGGACATCGAAAAAGAACAGGATGAGACGCTGAAAAAAATTATCTACGAAGCAGTTCTGGTTGCATTCAAGCATGATCGATCATTGGCCCTAGATCGCAATTACGAACCGTACAAGGAGAAAGAGGCGGCCAAACATTTAGGAGTCCAACCACAAACCATGGCAGCATGGCGGCATCAAGGCATTCGCCCCAAATATATCAAGGTGGGCTCAAATGTCAGGTATGAGCGCATAGATCTAGACGCCTGCAAAGAAAAGAAGAGGGTAAAGACGATCTATTAA
- a CDS encoding S8 family serine peptidase, which translates to MKFPLSSLLSVRCINVFFLATTMLISQIAYSVEVQMAPSHPGEIGLQKAGAMAKAGPALNKVFAEHQAHLKAQPKQHFTPGNPFLQYAPGKIVIDAVASGDGNILLHDLKGLGLKQGARAGRIVSGWLPLGIIKKALDLESLRFISASYRPVTNAGDVTSQGDVAMYADEARRIYELDGAGITVGVLSDSYDQQNGAAADVTSGDLPGGIINLDDSASCGSLLPEPCTDEGRAMMQIVHDVAPGAGLAFHTAFTGMANFSQGIRDLAETAPEGGNAKVIVDDVMYYAEPMFQDGIIAKAVDDVVAGGAAYFSAAGNQARKSYEQDYVSSGEPLNIDSLLSTRFVGILHDFDPGESVDWLQSISVLNGTCIVVSLQWDQPFGSLAGGNGSQSDLDIYLIDGDESSMTILEKSDSDNVLSGDPVELLQFCNTANYSNLNLLISYFFEPDPGSSYDTWEPPIPTFMKYVYFGSMTVNEYATDSSTLYGHANAAGAEATGAAYYIETPMFYNDPPLLDYFSSAGGTPISFSSTGSRLPTPEVREKPEIVAPNGVDTTFFYPTSDRNSNGIPDFSGTSAAAPHAAAVAALMLEANMMATPDSIYTALEQTAVDMESTDFDFDSGWGLVKADDAVDAILVSNIPPTANFTYTTNYLNVDFTDQSTDDGSIVSWNWNFGDYDTSTTQNPTHTYESAGSYNVTLTVTDDGSAADSNTQVVLVTTPSDCNFDGICDAGEDCNNCPDDCISGDGVAECGNGICEASAGEDCTSCPADCNGKQVGADKRQFCCGDIYSTPGTNPVSCDDARCTEAGWLCSDAPPVSYCCGTDGCTGAENGFNCAVDCGLTETICNDEIDNDEDGYFDCDDPDCDGDASCTSCRLRGESCADDNECCSTDCHPIKGTCK; encoded by the coding sequence ATGAAATTTCCATTATCAAGTCTTTTATCTGTACGCTGTATCAATGTCTTTTTCCTAGCAACAACAATGCTCATATCCCAAATCGCGTACAGTGTCGAAGTACAAATGGCCCCTTCACATCCTGGGGAAATAGGGTTGCAGAAAGCTGGCGCCATGGCCAAGGCCGGCCCGGCTCTCAACAAGGTTTTTGCGGAACACCAAGCCCATCTCAAGGCTCAGCCAAAGCAGCACTTTACTCCCGGCAATCCCTTCCTGCAGTACGCTCCCGGTAAAATTGTCATCGATGCAGTTGCGTCAGGAGATGGCAATATTCTTCTCCATGACTTGAAAGGGTTGGGACTTAAGCAGGGTGCCAGGGCAGGTCGCATTGTTTCGGGTTGGCTTCCTCTCGGGATCATTAAAAAGGCATTAGACCTGGAAAGCCTTCGTTTCATCTCAGCCTCCTATCGTCCAGTAACCAATGCGGGCGACGTCACAAGTCAGGGCGATGTTGCCATGTATGCTGACGAGGCCCGCCGTATCTACGAGCTCGATGGTGCCGGAATCACTGTGGGCGTATTGTCAGACAGCTATGACCAACAAAATGGTGCTGCGGCTGATGTGACAAGTGGAGATCTTCCTGGCGGTATAATTAATCTCGACGATTCGGCAAGTTGCGGAAGCTTGCTTCCGGAACCCTGTACGGACGAAGGCAGGGCAATGATGCAGATCGTCCATGACGTGGCCCCTGGTGCCGGGCTTGCCTTCCACACAGCTTTTACAGGAATGGCCAATTTTTCCCAGGGTATTCGCGATCTGGCGGAAACGGCTCCCGAAGGTGGTAACGCGAAGGTCATCGTTGATGACGTGATGTATTATGCTGAGCCGATGTTCCAAGACGGAATCATTGCCAAGGCTGTGGACGATGTCGTCGCTGGCGGCGCGGCGTATTTCTCCGCCGCAGGAAACCAGGCACGGAAAAGTTATGAGCAGGACTATGTATCCAGCGGTGAACCTCTGAATATCGACAGCCTACTGTCAACCAGATTTGTCGGTATTTTGCACGATTTTGACCCTGGCGAATCGGTGGACTGGCTGCAGAGTATTAGTGTACTCAACGGCACATGCATTGTCGTCAGCCTGCAGTGGGATCAACCGTTTGGTTCTCTTGCCGGTGGAAACGGTTCGCAAAGTGACCTCGATATCTATTTGATTGATGGCGATGAGAGCAGCATGACAATCCTTGAGAAAAGTGACTCCGACAACGTCCTAAGTGGCGACCCTGTTGAGTTACTCCAGTTCTGCAATACTGCAAATTATTCCAACTTGAATCTCCTGATTTCATACTTTTTTGAACCTGATCCAGGAAGCAGTTACGATACCTGGGAACCGCCGATCCCAACATTTATGAAATACGTATATTTTGGCAGTATGACGGTCAACGAGTATGCAACCGACAGCAGTACATTGTACGGCCACGCAAATGCGGCCGGGGCTGAGGCGACAGGGGCAGCGTATTACATTGAGACCCCAATGTTTTATAATGATCCACCACTTCTTGACTACTTTTCATCGGCTGGCGGTACGCCTATTTCGTTTTCATCCACTGGAAGCCGTCTGCCAACACCAGAGGTGCGGGAAAAACCCGAAATTGTGGCCCCCAATGGTGTTGATACCACCTTCTTCTATCCGACAAGTGACAGGAACAGCAATGGAATACCAGACTTTTCCGGCACCTCGGCAGCTGCCCCCCACGCTGCAGCTGTCGCTGCGCTGATGCTTGAGGCAAACATGATGGCCACACCCGACAGTATATACACAGCTCTAGAGCAAACTGCCGTCGATATGGAATCTACTGACTTTGACTTTGACAGTGGCTGGGGACTGGTAAAGGCTGATGATGCCGTTGACGCTATCCTGGTCAGCAACATTCCTCCCACAGCTAATTTTACTTATACAACCAACTATCTGAATGTCGATTTTACTGACCAAAGCACCGATGACGGCTCAATTGTGTCTTGGAACTGGAACTTTGGGGACTACGACACCTCAACCACTCAAAACCCGACTCACACCTACGAATCTGCCGGCAGCTACAACGTCACCCTTACAGTGACTGACGACGGTAGTGCTGCAGACAGTAACACCCAGGTTGTGCTGGTAACGACACCATCTGATTGCAACTTTGATGGAATCTGTGATGCCGGTGAAGATTGCAACAATTGTCCTGACGACTGCATCAGTGGTGACGGAGTTGCCGAATGCGGTAATGGTATCTGTGAGGCCAGCGCAGGCGAAGATTGTACTAGCTGTCCGGCGGACTGTAATGGCAAGCAGGTAGGGGCGGATAAGCGTCAGTTCTGCTGCGGTGACATCTACTCCACCCCTGGCACCAACCCCGTAAGCTGTGATGATGCCCGCTGTACGGAAGCCGGTTGGTTGTGCAGTGATGCACCACCTGTAAGTTACTGCTGTGGCACTGATGGCTGCACTGGCGCTGAAAATGGATTCAACTGTGCAGTTGATTGTGGTCTGACTGAGACAATTTGTAACGATGAAATTGATAACGATGAAGACGGTTACTTTGACTGTGACGACCCCGACTGTGATGGAGATGCGTCCTGCACAAGCTGTCGGCTCAGGGGCGAATCTTGCGCGGATGACAATGAGTGCTGCTCGACTGATTGCCACCCCATAAAAGGTACCTGCAAGTAA
- a CDS encoding sigma-54 dependent transcriptional regulator: protein MRKKILVVDDEESIRLSFSVFLSEEGYEVGTASSIEDAVELLNSCIYDLLIADTGTGVETGGNLLKTAKFLQPATPVVMITDDSEIEAAAEAFRNGAFDYIIKPINLDTLLRVAKKALKHRAIEHEKERRRLNYEAVFKSVKAGIITVDRSMMITDINDAAGRLLVIRRDNAVGRHVSRLASHCGGRFVHIVKEILEQKQELNDRFIECHCMRNPRQVISLAASPLFGANEELSGSVLLVRDESSHHELKSSRKDCHDLERIVGKSEAIRQVKALVRELADVQSTVLITGESGTGKGLVAEALYRLSSQFDRPLVKVNCAALSETLLESELFGHVRGAFTGAVADRIGRFELADGGTIFLDEIGEISPCMQLRLLRVIESGEFERVGDSKTVQMNMRVVAATNQELTQKVEAGAFRKDLYYRLKVVEIKLPSLRERLNDLPLLIDHFLYKFNRLFSSKITGLSTSVLDVLRLHSWPGNIRELENTLEHAFVLCRKGIITMDHLPPGFRHIARKINSTLEIGDEKMEAACIRRALVHADWNKTKAAAILGVSRRTIYRKIEQHKIFPLN, encoded by the coding sequence ATGAGAAAAAAAATCTTAGTGGTTGACGATGAAGAAAGCATTCGCCTTTCCTTCAGTGTGTTTCTCTCAGAAGAAGGTTATGAGGTCGGCACCGCCAGCAGCATTGAAGACGCAGTAGAGTTATTGAATAGCTGTATCTATGATCTGCTAATTGCCGATACAGGCACAGGTGTTGAGACAGGTGGAAACCTGCTGAAGACTGCAAAATTTTTACAACCTGCCACCCCGGTGGTGATGATCACCGATGATTCAGAAATTGAAGCTGCTGCAGAAGCATTTCGCAATGGTGCGTTTGATTATATAATCAAGCCAATTAACCTCGACACTTTGCTGCGGGTCGCTAAAAAAGCCCTGAAGCATAGAGCCATTGAACACGAAAAGGAACGCCGCAGGCTAAATTACGAAGCTGTTTTCAAAAGCGTAAAGGCCGGAATTATTACCGTAGACAGATCAATGATGATTACTGACATTAATGATGCGGCCGGCCGCCTTCTTGTTATTCGGCGTGATAATGCTGTTGGCAGGCATGTATCACGCTTGGCCAGTCACTGTGGCGGGAGATTTGTTCATATTGTCAAAGAGATCCTGGAGCAGAAACAAGAGCTGAACGACAGATTCATCGAATGTCATTGCATGCGGAATCCCCGCCAGGTGATCAGTCTGGCTGCCTCACCATTGTTTGGTGCGAATGAGGAACTCTCAGGTTCGGTGTTGCTGGTTCGAGATGAAAGCAGCCATCATGAACTGAAGAGCAGCCGTAAGGATTGTCATGACCTGGAGCGAATTGTCGGAAAGAGTGAAGCAATACGTCAAGTGAAGGCCCTGGTCCGGGAATTGGCAGATGTCCAGAGCACGGTACTGATAACTGGTGAGAGTGGTACCGGCAAGGGACTGGTGGCTGAGGCCCTCTACCGGCTCAGTAGCCAGTTTGATCGCCCACTGGTAAAAGTTAATTGTGCAGCACTCTCGGAAACACTGCTGGAAAGCGAGTTGTTTGGTCACGTCCGGGGCGCTTTCACCGGTGCTGTCGCCGATAGAATTGGAAGATTTGAGTTGGCTGATGGCGGTACTATCTTTTTGGACGAGATAGGTGAAATCTCACCGTGTATGCAGCTACGCCTTCTGCGGGTGATAGAATCAGGTGAGTTTGAGCGCGTTGGTGACTCAAAGACCGTCCAGATGAACATGCGAGTAGTGGCGGCTACCAATCAGGAACTGACCCAAAAAGTTGAAGCAGGAGCTTTCAGGAAAGACCTGTATTATCGTCTCAAAGTTGTAGAAATCAAACTTCCTTCCCTCAGAGAGCGACTTAACGACCTCCCCCTTTTGATCGATCATTTCCTGTATAAGTTCAACCGACTCTTTTCCAGTAAAATAACTGGATTGTCGACAAGCGTTTTGGATGTGCTCAGGTTGCATTCTTGGCCTGGCAACATACGTGAACTGGAAAATACTCTTGAGCATGCCTTCGTGCTCTGCCGGAAGGGTATCATCACAATGGACCACTTACCGCCGGGCTTTCGCCATATTGCCCGCAAAATAAATTCCACACTGGAAATAGGCGACGAAAAGATGGAGGCCGCATGTATTCGTCGGGCCCTTGTCCATGCGGATTGGAATAAAACAAAAGCCGCAGCTATTCTTGGCGTAAGCCGTCGAACTATCTACCGCAAAATTGAACAGCACAAAATCTTTCCCCTGAACTGA